The Chitinophaga pinensis DSM 2588 region CTGCTGATAGTACTCTTTAATGGCTTTCGTTTAATTGGCTTCTTACTGCGGGTTGAGGTAGGACGCCGGGCTAAGACCCTTTGTTTCCACCTCAATCCATTCGCTGGTCACGCCTGTCACCTTTGTAATAGTCATATATAGGTCTTGTATAAATATCGTTATCGGTATTGTTGTTGTTATTGTTTTATTGAAGGGGGTATGCGTATTATCGGTGGTTGGATGTATGAATATCGTCTTTGGGAGGTATTAGCTGCTTTTTATGGGAAGGGTAAACAAAAAAAATCCCGGACTTACATCCGGGATTTTTATCAAAACATTTCTATCAACTATGGCTTATTATGCCTCTGATTTTTCGGATTTGTTACTCTTTGAAGAGTTCTTTAAAGTGAAGATCAGTTTCTGATTTTCCTTGTCCAGATCTGCAATGAGGACATCTCCGTTATGGATGTTCATATTCAGAATTTCCTCTGCCAGTGGGTCTTCCAGGTATTTCTGGATGGCTCTGTGCAGCGGACGGGCGCCGAACTGCTGATCGTAACCTTTCTCTGCCAGGAAGCCTTTGGCTTCTTCTGTCAGTTCCAGGCTGAAGCCCAGGTTCTGAAGGCGTTTCAGTACACTCTGCATAGTGATATCTATGATGGTATAGATATGTTCTTTGCTCAGAGAGTTGAATATGATCACATCATCGATACGGTTCAGGAACTCAGGAGAGAAGGTACGTTTCAGTGCTTTTTCAATTACTGATTTAGTATTGTCTTCTTCTGTGTTTGCTTTTGCGGAGGTAGTGAAACCAACGCCTGCACCGAAATCTTTCAGCTGACGTACACCGATGTTAGACGTCATGATGATAAGGGTGTTCTTGAAATCCACCTTACGACCAAGACCGTCGGTCAGGATACCATCGTCCAGTACCTGTAACAGGATGTTGTAGATGTCAGGGTGAGCTTTCTCGATTTCATCCAGGAGAATTACAGAATAAGGTTTGCGGCGTACTTTTTCAGTCAGCTGACCACCTTCTTCATAACCAACGTATCCCGGAGGCGCACCTATCAGACGGCTTACGGAGAATTTCTCCATGTATTCACTCATATCGATGCGGATGAGGCTATCTTCTGAGTCGAACATATAACGTGCGAGGGATTTTGCCAGCTCGGTTTTACCAACCCCGGTAGGACCCAGGAAGATGAAAGTACCGATTGGTTTCTTAGGATCTTTCAACCCTACCCTGTTACGCTGAATCGCCTTTGTAACTTTCGAGATGGCTTCGTCCTGACCAACTACAGCGCCTTTCAGGTCTTCACCCATACGACGGAGTTTTTCAGTTTCAGCCTGTACCATGCGTTTAACAGGAATACCTGTCATCATGCTTACTACTTCTGCGATAGCTTCCTCGTCGATCGGATAACGTTTATGCTTCACTTCTTCTTCCCAAACGTTCTTAGCCTTTTCCAGGTCTTCTCCGAGTTTCTTTTCGGTATCGCGTAATGCAGCAGCTTCTTCAAAACGCTGGCTTTTTACGACTTTATTTTTTTCCTGCTTGATGTCTTCGATCTGTTTTTCCAGGTCGAGGATATTTTGCGGAACATTGATATTTTTCAGGTGTACTCTTGCGCCTACTTCATCCAGTACGTCGATCGCCTTATCAGGTAACAGACGGTCTGTCATGTAACGGTCGCTGAGTTTTACACACGCTTCAATCGCATCCTGAGAATAGCTTACGTTATGGTATTCTTCGTAGCGTGGTTTGATATTATTCAGGATCTGAATAGTTTCATCCACGGTTGGAGGTTCTACCATTACTTTCTGGAAACGACGGTCTAACGCGCCATCTTTCTC contains the following coding sequences:
- a CDS encoding ATP-dependent Clp protease ATP-binding subunit, which translates into the protein MDQNFSPQVKEIISFSREEALRLGNDFIGTEHLLLGIIREGEGTAVKILQALNVDLYELRKEVELAVKDKTGKNIANINSLPLTRQAEKVIRVTVLEAKALKSPTVETEHLMLSILKNKENVCTQILQQFDVDYDTFKNELGFVKSADPKAEFDDPGEEEFEDERKSFASKAKQTNTKSKTPVLDNFGRDITKLAESGSLDPIVGREQEIERVSQILSRRKKNNPILIGEPGVGKTAIVEGLALRIVQRKVSRVLFDKRVVSLDLAALVAGTKYRGQFEERMKAIMNELEKNRDVILFIDEIHTIVGAGGASGSLDASNIFKPALARGELQCIGASTLDEYRMYIEKDGALDRRFQKVMVEPPTVDETIQILNNIKPRYEEYHNVSYSQDAIEACVKLSDRYMTDRLLPDKAIDVLDEVGARVHLKNINVPQNILDLEKQIEDIKQEKNKVVKSQRFEEAAALRDTEKKLGEDLEKAKNVWEEEVKHKRYPIDEEAIAEVVSMMTGIPVKRMVQAETEKLRRMGEDLKGAVVGQDEAISKVTKAIQRNRVGLKDPKKPIGTFIFLGPTGVGKTELAKSLARYMFDSEDSLIRIDMSEYMEKFSVSRLIGAPPGYVGYEEGGQLTEKVRRKPYSVILLDEIEKAHPDIYNILLQVLDDGILTDGLGRKVDFKNTLIIMTSNIGVRQLKDFGAGVGFTTSAKANTEEDNTKSVIEKALKRTFSPEFLNRIDDVIIFNSLSKEHIYTIIDITMQSVLKRLQNLGFSLELTEEAKGFLAEKGYDQQFGARPLHRAIQKYLEDPLAEEILNMNIHNGDVLIADLDKENQKLIFTLKNSSKSNKSEKSEA